In a single window of the Acyrthosiphon pisum isolate AL4f chromosome X, pea_aphid_22Mar2018_4r6ur, whole genome shotgun sequence genome:
- the LOC100168597 gene encoding SUN domain-containing ossification factor, producing MRFHRVRFDIRHSCLLIAISVLMPTIIAENGNISESDYNSLVYDNTSTIFIHKSTDKSSAQKTFNYKHRWKSILNVLDTCNKDIIFPEIQPNLDTDKRIVSEIEENLMTNNFNSSSEFITKDNLAEDYITIKTHMIDDDEFKESKFQSVDVSTSVRNATINEDIPSFREWTKKQLEEAEKQPATNETKYNHNKKILKKNYASPECGAKVVSTNPEAKYPHLLLTKPSDEYLLNLCKSTTWFVVELCEAIQVKKIELANFELFSSTPKEFSVYVASRLNARVWTPIANLVAEDVRILQGFILNTTDENEFNKYIKVEINSHYGKEHYCPISVFNAYGLSEIEVLERSDENGLEINIAENEDADDFDALNEEIQNNRNKSMDSKNTLLDSARVAVMSIVKIAADVLDIRQKNTNHFSNNTLNDNIDNITAEVQLSKCITPGYIMVCHSCNDTFYKQMFDTISCEADHLTEMFQNRYIHNTIMNSDACVEYGLDFLTIKKKPQRKISLISDRRKNFILSIFSRVKIAALCNTLAIVHKKIVLNKAKRVYISDNLIINLQTSIPDENESTSNNSSTKLQQSKNDTSYSDTTDDNKSTAYLSSYIEPIISQILPTKTFLSSDEDQGSSNKYYVKESATIINENATLSSSSNTELNSTNEVPSPSSTQFETSYIVEKPIDSELQNNIETNITNEGTLVEPPSDTFDSFFKDFEVEEQDNDKCNPTAAESLVHHTVQPSVQSQNTKQSLFIRLANRIKDLERNMSLSGEYLQELSTRYKKQVDDMQRTILELTEENRLKREQDLKIYGEIKFLSDQVASLQNSLHCLKTETENLNLFSVIVPESNPLKIGIICLLISTYILLRITGIIGKKNQELEWKNSNTGMGARRQSTNDISSNIKEKHRRPSEEALFSSGTTHQDLLIRNNNGENIKIEKKRKKKRKELILKSKSNAINLEAGGIDSNIKLKSTSSLSQSNRRASSSDLTTCNGSTHDFIKTALSVRNKRSSGPLQHTLSVLDSNKNKNVTETKSKSIKTFFKKIF from the exons ATGCGCTTCCACCGCGTTCGCTTCGATATTAGACACTCATGTCTGTTAATCGCCATCAGTGTTTTAAT gccAACCATAATTGCTGAAAATGGAAATATCTCTGAAAGTGACTATAATTCATTGGTTTATGATAATACTTCAACCATATTTATACACAAA agtaCTGACAAAAGTTCTGCTCAAAAGACATTCAATTATAAGCATAGGtggaaaagtattttaaatgttttggatACAtgtaataaagatattatatttcctGAAATACAACCAAATCTTGACACTGATaaaag aATAGTTTCCGAAATAGAAGAAAATCTaatgacaaataattttaactcaaGTTCAGAATTTATAACCAAAGATAATTTGGCTGaagattatattactattaaaactcATATGATAGATGATGATGAGTTCAAAGAAAGTAAATTTCAGTCTGTTGATGTAAGTACATCAGTCCGCAATGCTACCATAAATGAAGATATTCCGTCTTTTAGAGAGTGGACTAAAAAACAATTAGAGGAAGCTGAAAAACAACCtg ctaCTAATGAAACTAAATATAACcacaataagaaaatattaaaaaagaattatgCATCACCCGAATGTGGTGCCAAAGTCGTGTCTACAAATCCTGAAGCAAAATATCCACacttattattaacaaaaccgtctgatgaatatttattaaatttatgtaaaagTACTACTTGGTTTGTTGTTGAATTATGTGAAGCAATTCAAGTGaaaaaa attgaaCTAGCAAACTTTGAACTGTTTTCTTCTACGCCAAAAGAGTTTTCAGTGTATGTTGCTTCTCGACTGAATGCACGAGTGTGGACGCCAATTGCTAATTTAGTGGCAGAAGATGTGCGAATATTAcaaggttttattttaaatacaacggatgaaaatgaatttaacaaatatattaaagttgaGATAAATTCACACTATGGAAAAGAACATTATTGTCCAATATCAGTGTTCAATGCATATGGATTATCAGAAATTGAA gttttaGAAAGATCAGATGAAAATGGATTGGAAATTAACATTGCAGAAAACGAAGATGCTGATGATTTTGATGCGTTGAATGAGGAAATCCAAAATAACCGAAATAAATCAATGGATAGTAAAAATACATTGCTCGACAGCGCCCGTGTTGCAGTGATGTCAATTGTTAAAATAGCTGCAGATGTGTTAGATATTAGGCAAAAAAATACCAaccatttttctaataatacattaaatgataacattgataatataaCAGCAGAAGTTcagttatcaaaatgtattactCCGGGATACATTATGGTCTGTCACAGTTGTAATGACACATTTTATAAACA gatGTTTGACACTATTAGTTGCGAAGCAGATCATTTAACCGAGATGTTTCAAAATAGGTACATCCACAATACAATAATGAATAGTGATGCGTGTGTAGAATATGGAttagattttttaacaataaaaaaaaaacctcaacGGAAAATCTCTTTGATTAGTGATCGAAGAAAAAATTTTATCCTGTCAATTTTTTCACGTGTTAAAATAGCTGCTCTGTGTAATACTTTGGCAATTGtgcacaaaaaaattgtattgaacaaGGCAAAACGTGTCTACATTAGTGacaatttgataataaatttacaaacatCAATTCCAGATGAAAATGAATCAACTTCTAACAATAGTTCTACAAAACTTCAGCAATCAAAAAATGATACATCTTATTCTGATACGACTGATGATAATAAATCGACAGCGTACTTGTCTAGTTATATTGAACCTATAATTTCTCAAATATTACcaaccaaaacatttttaagttcagATGAAGATCAAGGAtcatcaaacaaatattatgttaaagaaTCTGCgacaattattaatgaaaatgcaACATTATCTTCATCTTCGAATACAGAGTTGAATTCAACAAACGAAGTTCCTAGTCCAAGTTCCACtcaat tTGAAACTAGTTATATTGTGGAAAAACCCATAGATTCTGAACTCCagaataatattgaaacaaaCATTACAAATGAAGGAACACTAGTTGAACCACCTTCAGATACATTTGATAGTTTTTTCAAAGATTTTGAAGTTGAAGAACAGGATAATGACAAATGTAACCCTACAGCAGCAGAGTCATTAGTACATCACACTGTACAACCTTCAGTTCAATCACAAAATACCAAGCAATCTTTATTCATTCGCCTAGCAAATCGTATTAAA GATTTAGAACGAAATATGTCTCTCAGTGGTGAATATTTACAAGAGCTTAGTACTCGTTATAAGAAACAAGTTGATGATATGCAACGTACTATTTTGGAGTTAACTGAAGAAAACAGATTGAAAAGGGAACAGGATTTGAAGATTTATGGAGAAATAAAATTTCTTAGTGATCAAGTGGCTTCACTTCAAAATTCACTCCACTGTCTAAAAACTGAaacagaaaatttaaatttg TTTTCAGTTATTGTTCCTGAAAGCAATCCCCTCAAAATtggaataatttgtttattaatatcaaCATATATACTTCTTAGAATAACAGGTATTATAGGAAAGAAAAATCAAGAATTAGAATGGAAGAATTCTAATACAGGAATGGGCGCACGTAGACAATCTACTAATgatatttcatcaaatattaaagAGAAACATCGACGTCCTAGTGAAGAAGCATTATTTTCATCTG gaACCACTCATCAAGATTTATTAATTCGAAATAACAAcggagaaaatataaaaattgaaaaaaaacgtaaaaaaaagagaaaagagCTTATTTTGAAATCAAAGTCAAATGCAATTAACCTAGAAGCAGGTGGTATTGATAGTAACATCAAACTAAAATCTACCTCTAGCCTTTCCCAATCAAATCGAAGAGCTTCCTCATCTGATCTTACTACTTGCAATGGTTCAACACATGATTTCATAAAAACTGCTCTGTCAGTTAGAAATAAACGAAGTTCCGGACCGTTACAACATACCTTAAGTGTCCTTGAttccaataaaaacaaaaatgtaactgAAACAAAGTCTAAaagtattaaaacttttttcaaaaaaatattttag
- the LOC115035145 gene encoding transcriptional regulator ATRX homolog produces MAKTGRNTINDKAKIPKNNCTKQLDVNESTFLHFARNFRPLTTNTDDQEVTDSLVSSCASVPIVSEDPIVSCSQSCLNNCLNQKIKTENISVQLNTNIFGGQYTLVLSSDDEYEEFNDNNGCKKQHLTKSKPIKNEDLVSYVIGSDIKGMFDDDSSSRDVISSFRQSQDIINPIYKSQHKIPIPKIREVKPKVSDEAVDEARKADFNLRKRQIDRNNLMSSIVKELHLNPHDIVLEFDTIKKIPIVKISEELAKFLKIHQVEGIQFLWNTVFETVEKTNTTEGTGCVLAHRMGIGKTLQIITLMYTLLCHTQINIKTFLIICPSGLVYNWMDEIYKWLKDVDIDKVVKVYDLPKTQKLYNVTNIATWKSNGGILILSYGNFKSLVNCKQSDLREAFYHTLVDPGPDVVILDEGHYIKNTRSILLKSLTQIRTKRRIVLTGTPMQNSLKEYYTLVEFVKPNILGNFTDFITTFIKPIDAGQFIDSHDEDVKIMKQRAFILHKLLQNTVHRIDDKNLKPLFTNKIEYTIEVNLTKFQCELYEKFLHSIKHKVSIDGYNVFLCLHVLTLITLHPLTLYRLKHFRSSKQRELGTAVDEKLSKDLSWIDSYGEDPRFFEAKQSNKITYVLNTIHECSKRNEKVLCFLKSLLALDALEYFLQQEKKWILGEDYLRMDGKTSLSIRNKMCEAFNNPENTAKVFLLSMGTGVLGYNMVGANRVLLLNTSWNPSNDLQAIYRCLRFGQKKTVYVNRLLAKGTVEPKAYYRQISKLGMASSVVDLQHKSRKVSYDQTNDLFSFDSTKHFNKLLPNTKDPVLNQLIRYNLELISDFKEHDSMLVDTIKDSTTIFNRGFVSCGFDRGTTHHSPGLWSPRRHEINVTELRAVTICN; encoded by the exons ATGGCAAAAACTGGCAGAAACACAATCAATGACAAagcaaaaataccaaaaaataacTGTACAA AACAATTAGATGTAAATGAATCTACATTCTTACATTTTGCACGTAATTTTAGACCACTGACAACTAACACTGACGATCAAGAAGTTACAGATAGTCTAGTATCCAGTTGTGCTAGTGTTCCTATAGTATCAGAAGATCCGATAGTTTCATGTTCACAATCATgtcttaataattgtttaaatcaaaaaataaaaactgaaaatataagtGTCCAACTCAATACAAACATATTTGGTGGACAATACACTTTAGTACTGTCATCAGATGATGAGTATgaagaattcaatgataataatggATGCAAGAAACAACATTTAACAAAAAGTAAACCTATCAAAAATGAAGACTTAGTAAGTTATGTAATTGGATCAGACATTAAAGGTATGTTTGACGATGATAGTTCTAGCCGTGATGTAATTTCATCATTTAGACAAAGTCAAGATATTATTAATCCAATATATAAAtcacaacataaaatacctataccaaAAATTAGGGAGGTGAAGCCAAAGGTGTCTGATGAAGCTGTAGATGAAGCAAGAAAAGCTGactttaatttaagaaaacgaCAGATAGatcgaaataatttaatgtcCAGTATAGTTAAAGAATTACATTTAAATCCACATGATATAGTGTTAGAATTtgatactattaaaaaaataccaatagtAAAAATTTCTGAAGAATTAgctaaattcttaaaaatacatCAGGTGGaaggtattcaatttttatggaaTACAGTTTTTGAAACTGTGGAAAAAACAAATACCACTGAAGGGACAGGATGTGTCTTAGCCCACCGAATGGGCATTGGAAAAACTTTGCAAATTATAACTCTAATGTACACTTTATTGTGCCATAcccaaattaatataaaaacatttttaatcatatgtCCATCTGGATTGGTTTATAATTGGatggatgaaatatataaatggttaaaaGATGTTGACATAGATAAAGTTGTCAAAGTTTATGATTTGCCCAAGACTCAGAAACTATATAATGTAACAAACATAGCGACATGGAAATCTAATGGAGGTATTCTTATTCTTAGTTATGGGAACTTTAAGAGTTTGGTTAATTGTAAACAAAGTGATTTACGAGAAGCATTCTATCACACTTTAGTTGATCCAGGGCCAGATGTTGTTATTCTGGATGAAGGGCACTATATTAAAAACACCCGGAGTAtactattaaaaagtttaacaCAAATCAGAACAAAAAGAAGAATAGTATTAACAGGAACTCCAATGCAAAATTCtcttaaagaatattatacattggtaGAGTTTGTCAAACCTAACATACTGGGAAATTTTACAGATTTTATAACAACTTTTATCAAACCAATTGATGCTGGCCAATTTATAGACTCACATGATGAAGATGTTAAAATAATGAAGCAACGTGCGTTCATCTTACATAAACTCTTACAAAATACTGTCCATCGCATTGatgataaaaatctaaaaccattatttacaaacaaaatagaATACACAATAGAGGTTAATTTGACCAAGTTCCAATGTGAACTATATGAGAAGTTCTTACATAGCATAAAGCATAAAGTATCTATTGATggttataatgtatttttatgctTACATGtgttaacattaataacattACATCCATTAACATTATACAGATTGAAACATTTTAGAAGTAGCAAACAACGTGAATTAGGGACTGCAGTTgatgaaaaattatcaaaggACTTATCATGGATTGATAGTTATGGAGAAGATCCAAGATTTTTTGAAGCTAAACAAAGCAACAAAATCacatatgttttaaatacaattcacGAATGTTCCAAAAGAAATGAAAAGGtactttgttttttaaaatcacTATTAGCTTTGGATGccttagaatattttttacaacaagaGAAAAAATGGATTTTAGGAGAAGATTATCTTAGAATGGATGGTAAAACATCATTATctatacgaaataaaatgtgTGAAGCTTTTAATAACCCTGAAAATACTGCTAAAGTTTTTCTTTTATCCATGGGTACTGGTGTTCTTGGATATAATATGGTTGGTGCGAATAGAGTATTGTTACTTAATACATCATGGAATCCAAGTAATGATTTACAAGCCATTTATAGATGTTTAAGATTTGGTCAGAAAAAAACGGTTTATGTTAATAGATTGTTAGCTAAAGGAACTGTAGAACCAAAAGCATATTATCGACAAATTTCTAAATTAGGAATGGCTAGCAGTGTTGTAGATTTACAACATAAGAGTCGAAAAGTATCATATGATCAAACTAACGACTTATTTTCATTTGATtcgacaaaacattttaataaactacttCCTAATACAAAAGATCCTGTACTTAACCAACTAATCAGATACAATTTGGAATTAATTAGTGATTTTAAAGAACATGATTCCATGCTTGTTGA cacgattaaagatagtactactatctttaatcgtggtttcgTATCCTGTGGGTTTGACCGTGGAACCACTCACCACTCACCTGGTCTATGGTCACCAAGAAGGCATGAGATTAATGTTACCGAGCTGCGCGCGGTAACAATTTGTAActga